One Chloroherpetonaceae bacterium genomic window, TAGTTTCAATTAGCTTACTTGAGCGCACATTTTTGATAATGAGAAAATTGCGAAAGTGTGCGACAAGTCGCTGCAGAAAATCGCTGACATCGAAGCCGTTGCGGTAGATGAACTCCGAGACCTCGAGCATCTTGCAGCTGTCTTTATTTCGAATCGCGTCGCTCACTTCGAAGAAGCGCTCATCGTCAATCACGTTGAGGAGTTTGGAGACCGCCGCATACTCAATTTTGCCCTTTCCATTCTCGGTGCAGAAAGCGATAACTTGGTCTAAGAGGCTCTGTGCATCACGCATCGCCCCATCTGCTTTTCTGGCAATGAGCGCAAGCGCCTCTGCATCAATTTCGATGTGTTCAGCACGGCAGATGTCGGCAAGGCGCGCTGCAATATCTTCCGACGCAATTCGCTTAAAGATGAACTTTTGGCAGCGCGAGGAAATAGTAGCTGGAACTTTATGCAGTTCTGTTGTTGCAAAAATGAAAACCGCATGCGGGGGTGGCTCTTCCAACGTTTTGAGAAACGCATTGAACGCAGCGTTGGAAAGCATGTGGAACTCATCAATGATGTAGACCTTGTATTTGCCTTTCTGCGGACCGTAGCGTACATTTTCGCGCAGAATGCGAATATCCTCCACGCTATTGTTGGAAGCGGCGTCAAATTCAGCAATATTGAGACTGGCACCTGCATCAAAATCACGGCAGCTTTCACAAACTCCACATGGTTCGGCTACTTCTTGGCGGTAGGCTTCATCATTCAAAATTCTCTCGCAGTTAAGTGCTTTGGCTAAAATGCGTGCAGAGGTAGTCTTCCCAACGCCGCGAGAGCCTGAGAAAATGTATCCGTGCGCGATGCGCCCTGAACGAATCGCATTCTGAAGGGTGCGCGTAACATGCTCCTGTGCTGTAATGTCTGCAAATCGCTGCGGGCGATACTTTCGTGCAATGACGGTGTAGCTCATTCAACGCGGAATTTGATGCAAGCGCAAATTTACACGTTTCCAAGTTGTTCTTGCGGGCAGGAAAAAGCACTTTTCTTGCTGCACTGGCAAAGACGCTGGTGCAGCAAGAGGCGCCCTTAGCACGATGGCGACTCTGATGGAACAGGTTCAGGCTGTGCAGGTGCTTGCAGCTCTGGCGATACTGGAGAAGTAGGCGAAGACTGAGCCTTCAGCTCTTCAAACTTTTGCCGAAGAAATGCAATCGCAGCCTCACGCTCGTGTGGAATTTGACCATCCAGAATCGCATTCTCCATGGCTTTCTTCAAAATACCGACCAGCTTGCCCTCTGGGATTTGGAACATTTCCATAATCTCATGGCCGTTAATAGGCGGTCGCCACTTTGCCCACTTGTCCTTTTCTGCCACATCTGCCACTTTTTCTTCTACCTTCGCAAAGTTTGCTAGAATTCGCTGCACCTTCTTCGGGTTCTTGCTGGTTACATCGGCGCGGCAAAGCAGCATAAGGTCATCTAAGTCCTCTCCGGCCTCTACCATCAAGCGGCGGATGGCAGAGTCTGTGATTTCATCTCGGTGTAGCGGAATCGGGCGCAGGTGCATACGCACCAGTTTTTGCACATATGGCAAAGGCTCCATCGGAAACTTCATTCGCTTGAAGATTTTAGGCAGCATGGCAGCGCCCAGCGCATCATGGCCGTGAAATGACCAGCCATGCCCCTTGATAAAGCGCTTGGTGCGAGGTTTGCCGATGTCATGCAACAGTGCTGCCATACGCAGCCAGAGCTTATCCGTCATTGCAGCACAGTTGTCGACCACTTTCAGCGTATGGTAAAATGTGTCCTTGTGCCCTAAGCCATCGACTTGTTCAACTCCAGCCATCAAGGTAAGCTCTGGGAAAATCTCTTCCAGCAATTTGGTGCGAAAGAGAATCTCTAAGCCAATTGATGGCACGGGGGTTTTCATAATTTTAAGCAGCTCGTCGGTAATGCGCTCCTGCGAGACAATTTTGATACGCGTGCGCATTTTCTCCATTGCCGCCAGTGCAGCAGAGTCGACTTGAAACCCCAACTGGGCAGCAAAACGAGCGGCTCGCATCATTCGCAAAGGGTCATCTGAAAAGGTCGCTTCAGGGTCTAAGGGCGTGCGGAGTGTCTTCCGCTCCAAGTCTTGCAGACCACCGAAAAGATCAACCAGCTCACCGTAGCTCTGGGCATTGAGCGACACAGCCAGTGCATTCACCGTAAAATCACGCCGCATAAGGTCATCTTCCAGCGTGCCGATTGCCGTGATGGGCTTGCGGGAATCGGGGTTGTAGCTTTCTTTGCGCGCCCCAACAAACTCAAGCCGAACTTCACCCAACACGCTGTCATTGAGCGTCAGTTGCGCCGTGCGGAACCGCTCAAAGACAGCCATCGCCCACCCGTTTAGCTTCTGCTTGACAGTCTTGGCAAACGAAATTGGCTCACCGACCACCATAATGTCAATGTCCTTGCAAGCGCGCCCCAACAATCGGTCGCGCACATAGCCGCCAACGGCATAACAAGGCAAACCCATCTCATCGGCGATAGCCCCAAGGTGGCGAAAGAGCGGCTCACTGAGCTGAATCGTGGTTTCGTGTGTCGTCATACTTTCTCTGTTCTGAAACCTTGAATTTACGAATCCTTGTGGAACTGTTATGCAACGTTGCAGAATGCTATTAAGTTTTTGCCAGCGATAGATGCGCAGGAAGTATGGTGCATTCAGTGAGAATTCTCAGCGATGCGCTATCTTCACAAAAAGATACCTTCATCCTAAGCAAGTTAAGCGATGCAAAAGGTGCTAACGGCGCAAGAGATGCGAGAAGTGGACTACGATGCAGTGGTCAAGCTCCGCATCACGGAAAAGCAGCTAATGGAGTTAGCGGGCAAAGAGTCGTGCAACATTCTCTTGCAGAAGTATGGTAATCTAGCAGGCAAGTCGTTTCTCATTTTAGCTGGTAAAGGCAACAACGGTGGCGATGGCATTGTGCTAGCGCGCCACCTGGTCAATGCGGGCGCAAAGGTGGATTTGGTGTATCTCTGCCAAACTGCACTCCTCAAGCAGGACGGCGCCGCAACGCTCAGGATTCTATCGCAATATGTGAGCTACACCGACCAACTGCGTGCTATTGAAGCCGATGAAATGATTCCAGCATTCGTGATTGAGACAAAGTATGATTTTGTAGTCGATGCAATTTTGGGCACAGGCTACAGACGCAGCAGTCACCCCAAAGGCATTCGACGCCGTGAAGCAAATAATCCATTTCTGCCCAAAATTTCTGAAGAAGCATTAGCTGAACCTGCGCCGCAGCCCGTTGAATTGCAACAAGAACTGCGTCCATCGCTCTCGCCGCTCATCAAAGAGGCAATTTTGCTCATCAATGAAAAGCGTGCCACCGAAGGAGCAACAGTTATTGCGCTCGACATTCCAACAGGAATTGACGGCACAACAGGCGAAGCAGATGAAGTAGCCGTCGAGGCTGATTTAACCATTGCATT contains:
- the dnaX gene encoding DNA polymerase III subunit gamma/tau translates to MSYTVIARKYRPQRFADITAQEHVTRTLQNAIRSGRIAHGYIFSGSRGVGKTTSARILAKALNCERILNDEAYRQEVAEPCGVCESCRDFDAGASLNIAEFDAASNNSVEDIRILRENVRYGPQKGKYKVYIIDEFHMLSNAAFNAFLKTLEEPPPHAVFIFATTELHKVPATISSRCQKFIFKRIASEDIAARLADICRAEHIEIDAEALALIARKADGAMRDAQSLLDQVIAFCTENGKGKIEYAAVSKLLNVIDDERFFEVSDAIRNKDSCKMLEVSEFIYRNGFDVSDFLQRLVAHFRNFLIIKNVRSSKLIETTTELKRRYEKDAEHFTREALMRFIDATIQAEQGIKFLREPQLRLEILLFKLIDLNEQSELEARLTRIEKTLAALQEEIKKKSLAQV
- a CDS encoding CCA tRNA nucleotidyltransferase, whose translation is MTTHETTIQLSEPLFRHLGAIADEMGLPCYAVGGYVRDRLLGRACKDIDIMVVGEPISFAKTVKQKLNGWAMAVFERFRTAQLTLNDSVLGEVRLEFVGARKESYNPDSRKPITAIGTLEDDLMRRDFTVNALAVSLNAQSYGELVDLFGGLQDLERKTLRTPLDPEATFSDDPLRMMRAARFAAQLGFQVDSAALAAMEKMRTRIKIVSQERITDELLKIMKTPVPSIGLEILFRTKLLEEIFPELTLMAGVEQVDGLGHKDTFYHTLKVVDNCAAMTDKLWLRMAALLHDIGKPRTKRFIKGHGWSFHGHDALGAAMLPKIFKRMKFPMEPLPYVQKLVRMHLRPIPLHRDEITDSAIRRLMVEAGEDLDDLMLLCRADVTSKNPKKVQRILANFAKVEEKVADVAEKDKWAKWRPPINGHEIMEMFQIPEGKLVGILKKAMENAILDGQIPHEREAAIAFLRQKFEELKAQSSPTSPVSPELQAPAQPEPVPSESPSC